In Sodalis ligni, a single genomic region encodes these proteins:
- the glpC gene encoding anaerobic glycerol-3-phosphate dehydrogenase subunit GlpC, producing MNLPKDLSFESCIKCTVCTTYCPVAKVNPLYPGPKQAGPDGERLRLKDPALFDEALIYCTNCKRCEVACPSEVRIGDIIQRAKASYSQHKPSLRDALLSHTDIMGRLSTPFAPVVNIATGLAPVRRLLDSALKIDHRRTLPKYSFGTFRRWYRQQAASQRRYQDQVAFFHGCFVNYNHPQLGKDLIRVFNAVGTGVQLLKREKCCGVPLIANGFIQQAQKQARVNNESLRESVLTQGIAVVGTSSSCIYALRDEYPHLLDVDTSAVRERVELATRYLYRLLDGGKTLPLKHTPLRVAYHTPCHMEKMGWGAYTIELLRRIPGLELTVLDSQCCGIAGTYGFKSENYASSQSIGAPLFRQIEESGVDLVVTDCETCKWQIEMSTGKRCEHPITLLAQALES from the coding sequence ATGAACCTGCCAAAAGACTTAAGCTTCGAAAGCTGTATCAAATGTACGGTCTGCACCACCTACTGCCCGGTGGCCAAGGTGAATCCATTATATCCGGGGCCTAAGCAGGCCGGGCCGGACGGAGAACGGCTGCGGTTGAAGGACCCGGCGTTGTTCGACGAGGCGCTGATTTACTGCACCAACTGCAAACGCTGTGAGGTGGCCTGTCCGTCAGAGGTGCGCATCGGCGATATTATCCAGCGGGCGAAGGCGAGCTATTCTCAGCACAAGCCCAGCCTGCGCGATGCTCTCCTCAGCCATACCGATATCATGGGCCGACTGTCGACGCCGTTTGCTCCCGTGGTGAATATCGCCACCGGCCTGGCGCCGGTCCGCCGTCTGCTGGACAGCGCCTTGAAGATAGATCATCGCCGTACGCTGCCGAAATACTCCTTCGGCACCTTTCGCCGCTGGTATCGCCAACAGGCCGCAAGCCAGCGGCGGTATCAGGATCAGGTGGCGTTTTTTCACGGCTGTTTCGTTAATTATAACCATCCGCAGCTGGGCAAGGACCTGATCCGGGTCTTCAACGCCGTGGGTACCGGCGTGCAGTTGCTAAAGCGCGAGAAATGCTGCGGTGTGCCGCTGATTGCCAACGGCTTTATCCAACAGGCGCAAAAACAGGCCAGAGTTAATAATGAATCGCTGCGGGAGTCGGTGCTGACGCAGGGCATAGCGGTGGTGGGCACCTCATCGAGCTGTATTTATGCCCTGCGCGATGAATATCCCCATCTGCTGGATGTGGATACCTCGGCGGTGCGGGAACGAGTGGAGCTGGCGACCCGTTATCTCTACCGCCTGCTGGACGGGGGCAAAACCCTGCCCCTGAAACATACACCTTTGCGGGTGGCGTACCACACCCCCTGCCATATGGAAAAAATGGGCTGGGGCGCCTATACGATTGAACTGTTGCGCCGCATTCCGGGTCTGGAGCTGACGGTGTTGGACTCACAATGCTGCGGCATTGCGGGGACATACGGGTTCAAGTCGGAAAATTACGCCAGCTCCCAGTCCATCGGCGCCCCGCTGTTTCGCCAGATTGAAGAGAGCGGCGTTGACCTGGTGGTGACGGACTGCGAGACCTGCAAATGGCAGATTGAGATGTCCACCGGCAAGCGCTGCGAACATCCCATCACCCTGCTGGCGCAGGCGCTGGAGTCATAA
- a CDS encoding MIP/aquaporin family protein produces MSQLKTPTLKGQCIAEFLGTALLIFFGVGCVAALKVAGASFGQWEISIIWGIGVAMAVYLTAAVSGAHLNPAVSIALCLFGNFEGRKLLPYIIAQMLGAFIGAAVVYFLYYNLFFDFEQANHMVRGSVESLQLAGIFSTYPNAHITVIQAFFVETVIAAILLCLILALTDDGNGIPRGPLAPLLIGLLIALLGASMGPLTGFALNPARDFGPKVFAYLAGWGKVAFTGGRDIPYFLVPLIAPVVGACLGAFGYRALIGPYLPCAVNEDGLEETHRAGSEHKA; encoded by the coding sequence ATGAGCCAATTAAAAACGCCCACGCTAAAAGGCCAGTGCATAGCTGAATTTCTTGGGACAGCTCTGTTAATCTTCTTCGGCGTCGGCTGCGTCGCCGCGCTTAAAGTGGCGGGAGCCAGCTTCGGACAATGGGAAATCAGCATCATCTGGGGCATCGGCGTCGCCATGGCGGTATATCTCACCGCCGCGGTGTCCGGCGCCCACCTGAATCCGGCGGTTTCCATCGCCCTGTGTCTATTCGGCAATTTCGAAGGCCGTAAATTGCTGCCCTACATTATCGCGCAAATGCTCGGTGCCTTTATCGGCGCGGCGGTGGTCTATTTCCTTTATTACAACCTGTTTTTTGATTTCGAACAGGCCAACCATATGGTGCGGGGAAGCGTGGAAAGCCTGCAGCTCGCCGGCATTTTTTCCACCTATCCCAATGCGCACATCACCGTGATACAGGCATTCTTTGTGGAAACGGTTATCGCCGCCATTCTGCTGTGCCTGATCCTGGCGCTGACCGATGACGGCAACGGCATCCCCCGCGGCCCGCTGGCGCCGCTGCTCATCGGCCTGCTCATTGCGCTGCTTGGCGCATCCATGGGACCGCTGACCGGCTTCGCCCTCAATCCGGCCCGTGATTTCGGACCCAAGGTATTTGCCTATCTGGCCGGCTGGGGCAAAGTGGCCTTTACCGGCGGACGCGATATTCCCTACTTCCTGGTTCCGCTGATTGCGCCGGTGGTGGGCGCCTGCCTGGGGGCGTTCGGCTACCGTGCGCTTATCGGCCCCTATCTGCCTTGCGCCGTAAACGAAGACGGACTGGAAGAGACGCACCGCGCCGGCAGCGAGCATAAAGCGTAA
- the glpK gene encoding glycerol kinase GlpK, which yields MPSEKKYIVALDQGTTSSRAIVLDHEANIVSVSQREFAQIYPKPGWVEHDPMEIWASQSSTLVEVLAKADISSDQIAGIGITNQRETAVVWDKETGKPVYNAIVWQCRRTADICEKLKNDGLEEYVRETTGLVIDPYFSGTKVKWILDNVEGARERARRGELLFGTIDTWLIWRMTQGRVHVTDYTNASRTMLFNIHALDWDEKMLDVLDIPRSMLPTVRSSSEVYGQTNIGGKGGIRIPIAGIAGDQQAALYGQLCVEKGMAKNTYGTGCFLLMNTGTEAVRSKHGLLTTIACGPRGEVNYALEGAVFVAGAAIQWLRDEMKLISDAADSDYFACKVKDTNGVYVVPAFTGLGAPYWDPYARGAIFGITRGVNANHIIRATLESIAFQTRDLLDAMQGDSGARLKSLRVDGGAVANNFLMQFQSDILGTRVERPAVREVTALGAAYLAGLAVGFWNDLDEVRSKSVIEREFHPGIETVERNVRYRGWQKAVARARSWEEHEEQKD from the coding sequence ATGCCATCTGAAAAAAAATACATTGTAGCCCTCGACCAGGGCACCACCAGTTCCCGGGCGATTGTTCTCGACCACGAGGCTAATATCGTCAGCGTTTCGCAGCGCGAATTCGCTCAAATCTATCCCAAGCCCGGCTGGGTGGAGCATGACCCGATGGAAATCTGGGCGTCGCAAAGTTCAACCCTGGTGGAGGTCCTGGCCAAGGCCGATATCAGCTCCGACCAGATTGCCGGCATCGGCATCACCAACCAGCGTGAAACCGCGGTGGTATGGGACAAAGAAACCGGGAAACCGGTGTACAACGCCATTGTCTGGCAATGCCGCCGCACCGCCGATATCTGCGAAAAACTGAAAAACGACGGGCTGGAAGAGTATGTCCGTGAAACCACCGGGCTGGTTATCGACCCCTATTTCTCCGGCACCAAGGTCAAATGGATCCTGGATAACGTCGAGGGCGCCAGGGAACGGGCCAGGCGCGGCGAGCTGCTGTTCGGCACCATTGATACCTGGCTGATTTGGCGCATGACCCAGGGCCGGGTGCATGTGACCGACTATACCAACGCTTCCCGCACCATGCTGTTCAATATCCATGCTCTTGACTGGGATGAAAAAATGCTGGATGTGCTGGATATCCCACGCTCCATGCTGCCGACGGTGCGCTCCTCTTCGGAGGTCTACGGCCAGACCAATATCGGCGGTAAAGGGGGAATCCGTATTCCCATCGCCGGCATCGCCGGCGACCAACAGGCCGCGCTGTACGGCCAGCTGTGCGTCGAGAAGGGCATGGCCAAGAATACCTACGGCACCGGCTGCTTCCTGCTGATGAATACCGGCACCGAAGCGGTACGGTCGAAACACGGCCTGCTGACCACCATCGCCTGCGGCCCGCGCGGCGAGGTGAACTATGCGCTGGAAGGGGCGGTGTTCGTCGCCGGCGCGGCCATCCAGTGGCTGCGCGATGAAATGAAGCTTATCAGCGACGCCGCCGACAGCGATTATTTTGCCTGCAAGGTAAAAGACACCAACGGCGTCTACGTGGTGCCGGCCTTTACCGGCCTGGGGGCCCCCTACTGGGACCCCTATGCGCGCGGGGCCATCTTCGGCATCACCCGCGGCGTCAACGCCAACCATATTATCCGCGCGACGCTTGAGTCCATCGCGTTCCAGACCCGGGATTTGCTGGATGCCATGCAGGGGGATTCCGGCGCCCGGCTGAAGTCGCTGCGGGTGGACGGCGGCGCGGTGGCCAATAACTTCCTGATGCAATTCCAGTCGGATATCCTGGGCACCCGGGTGGAGCGGCCTGCGGTGCGGGAAGTGACCGCGCTGGGGGCGGCCTACCTGGCCGGACTGGCGGTGGGCTTCTGGAACGATCTGGACGAGGTGAGGAGCAAATCGGTTATCGAGCGGGAATTCCATCCCGGCATTGAAACCGTGGAGCGCAATGTGCGCTACCGCGGCTGGCAAAAGGCCGTGGCGCGCGCCCGCTCGTGGGAAGAGCATGAGGAACAGAAGGACTGA
- a CDS encoding FadR/GntR family transcriptional regulator produces MDRQTLSKTDRIIHEMGQQIVSGKYIPGTGLPSEAELCEEFQTSRNIIREVLRALMAKNLIEIIRYRGAFVSVRNKWNYLDTDVLQWVLAMDYDPRLIASLTEVRHLVEPTIARWAAERATSSELAVIETALNDMIANSHDRDAFNEADIRYHQAVLSAVHNPVLQQLGVAISSLQRAVFERTYMADESNMPRTLKEHQNLYDAIRHQDSVAAEQAAVTMIASSTQRLKDIT; encoded by the coding sequence ATGGACCGTCAGACATTAAGCAAAACCGATCGCATTATTCATGAAATGGGCCAGCAGATCGTCAGCGGCAAGTATATACCCGGTACCGGATTACCGTCTGAAGCGGAGCTTTGCGAGGAGTTCCAAACCTCGCGCAACATTATCCGCGAAGTGCTGCGCGCGCTGATGGCCAAGAATCTGATAGAAATCATTCGCTACCGCGGCGCTTTTGTCAGCGTGCGCAACAAGTGGAACTATCTGGATACCGATGTTCTGCAATGGGTGCTGGCCATGGATTACGATCCCAGGCTGATAGCCTCGCTGACGGAAGTACGCCATTTGGTGGAGCCCACCATCGCAAGATGGGCGGCGGAGCGGGCAACGTCCAGCGAGCTGGCGGTTATCGAGACGGCGCTGAACGACATGATTGCCAACAGCCACGATCGCGACGCGTTCAACGAAGCGGACATCCGCTATCACCAGGCGGTGCTAAGCGCGGTGCATAATCCGGTATTGCAGCAACTGGGAGTAGCCATCAGCTCGCTGCAGCGCGCGGTGTTTGAACGCACCTATATGGCGGATGAAAGCAATATGCCCAGGACGCTGAAAGAACATCAGAATCTCTACGACGCCATCAGGCATCAGGACAGCGTGGCGGCGGAACAAGCGGCGGTTACCATGATCGCCAGCTCGACCCAGAGATTGAAGGACATTACATGA
- the glpA gene encoding anaerobic glycerol-3-phosphate dehydrogenase subunit A, which produces MDVVTDKVIKGRSPYADTDVIIIGGGATGAGIARDCARRGLRCLLLERYDIASGATGHNHGLLHSGARYAVTDGESARECIAENRILKHIARHCIEPTDGLFITLPQDSLAYQQRFIRSCNDAGIDARAIDPAEALRLEPSVNPSLTGAVRVPDGTVDPFRLTVANMLDAREQGACFLTYHEVTGLIRQGDRVSGVRVFDHQTGLRHEIRGQVVVNAAGIWGQKIAEYADLRIRMFPAKGALLILGHRINNMVINRCRAPADADILVPGDTISLIGTTSTHVDYADIDRLQVTAQEVDLLIREGALLAPALAATRLLRAYAGVRPLVASDDDPSGRNVSRGIVLLDHASRDGMEGFITITGGKLMTYRLMAEWATDKVCEKLGVNASCTTAREVLPGSHAPAKETAVGMLPLPASIAGSARYRHGDRVSRVPWGNRLDNSLVCECEAVTAGEVRYAVDSLTVNNLTDLRRRTRVGMGTCQGELCACRAAGLLTRFNVATPQQSIRQLSQFLDERWKGIRPIAWGNALRESEFTSWVYQGLCGLDGREDNDKPEAEHGI; this is translated from the coding sequence ATGGACGTCGTTACGGACAAGGTAATAAAAGGCCGTTCTCCTTACGCGGATACGGATGTCATCATCATCGGCGGCGGCGCCACCGGGGCGGGCATTGCGCGGGATTGCGCCCGCCGGGGGCTGCGCTGCCTGCTGCTTGAGCGGTACGACATCGCCAGCGGAGCCACCGGGCATAACCATGGCCTGCTGCACAGCGGCGCGCGCTATGCGGTGACCGACGGCGAGTCCGCACGGGAATGCATCGCGGAAAATCGCATTCTCAAGCATATCGCCCGGCACTGCATCGAGCCCACCGACGGGCTTTTTATCACCTTGCCGCAGGATTCCCTGGCGTATCAGCAGCGTTTTATCCGCTCCTGCAACGATGCCGGCATTGACGCGCGAGCCATCGATCCCGCCGAGGCCCTGCGGCTGGAACCTTCGGTCAATCCCTCCCTTACCGGCGCAGTACGCGTGCCGGACGGCACCGTCGATCCGTTTCGGCTCACCGTCGCCAATATGCTCGACGCCCGCGAACAGGGCGCATGCTTTTTAACCTATCACGAAGTGACCGGTCTTATCCGCCAGGGCGACCGCGTCAGCGGTGTGCGCGTTTTCGACCACCAGACCGGCCTGCGTCATGAGATCCGTGGCCAGGTGGTGGTCAACGCCGCCGGGATTTGGGGCCAGAAGATCGCCGAATATGCCGACCTGCGCATCCGGATGTTCCCGGCCAAAGGCGCGCTGTTGATATTGGGCCACCGCATCAACAATATGGTGATTAACCGCTGCCGCGCTCCGGCGGATGCCGATATCCTGGTGCCGGGAGACACCATCTCCCTTATCGGCACCACCTCCACCCACGTGGATTATGCCGACATCGACCGGTTGCAGGTCACGGCGCAGGAAGTGGATCTGCTGATTCGCGAAGGGGCGCTGCTGGCCCCGGCCCTGGCCGCTACCCGCCTGCTGCGCGCCTACGCCGGAGTACGGCCCCTGGTGGCCAGCGACGACGATCCCTCCGGACGCAACGTCAGCCGCGGCATTGTTTTGCTCGACCACGCCAGCCGCGACGGTATGGAAGGATTCATCACCATCACCGGCGGCAAACTGATGACCTATCGCCTGATGGCGGAATGGGCCACCGACAAGGTGTGCGAAAAATTGGGCGTCAACGCATCCTGCACCACCGCACGGGAGGTTTTGCCCGGTTCTCACGCCCCGGCGAAGGAGACCGCCGTCGGCATGCTGCCGCTGCCCGCCAGCATTGCCGGGTCGGCGCGCTATCGTCACGGCGACCGAGTCAGCCGGGTGCCCTGGGGCAATCGGCTGGATAATAGCCTGGTCTGCGAATGCGAGGCGGTCACCGCCGGCGAGGTGCGCTATGCGGTGGATTCCCTGACGGTCAACAATCTTACCGACCTCAGGCGGCGGACGCGGGTGGGCATGGGCACCTGCCAGGGCGAACTCTGCGCCTGCCGCGCCGCCGGGCTGTTGACGCGATTTAACGTCGCCACGCCGCAGCAGTCCATCCGGCAGCTCTCGCAGTTTCTTGACGAACGATGGAAAGGCATCCGGCCCATCGCCTGGGGAAACGCGCTGCGGGAAAGCGAATTTACCAGTTGGGTCTACCAGGGACTGTGCGGTCTTGACGGCCGTGAAGACAATGACAAACCGGAGGCGGAACATGGAATTTGA
- the glpB gene encoding glycerol-3-phosphate dehydrogenase subunit GlpB codes for MEFDVVVIGGGLAGLSCAIRLAEQGKRCGVVSAGQGALFFSSGSLDLLSRLPDGTPVTAPLEALGELARQAPHHPYSILGADTVAALARESQALLARCGIPLFGRGAQNHYRITPLGTRRATWLSPEDIPVTELGQTLPWEKVLVAGIEGFLDFEPHLVAGSLATEQGIEADAAYVHLPALDPLRNNPSEFRAVNIARVLDIAKNTQALAEELNRLAGDAQCIILPACIGLDGPGPLEQLRAAVGRPVRLLPTLPPSLLGLRIFQALRQRFCRLGGVFMPGDRVLKAEFDGRRIAGVYTRSHTDIMLRAQQVVLAGGSFFSNGLMADRDRIYEPVFGADVWGHADRGEWGRAGFFEPQPYLQFGVKTDHRLRALLNNEPVENLYAVGAVLGGYDPLQQGCGAGVSLISALHAAQRIALSLKETA; via the coding sequence ATGGAATTTGATGTCGTGGTGATTGGCGGCGGCCTGGCCGGTTTAAGCTGCGCTATCCGCCTGGCGGAACAGGGCAAACGCTGTGGCGTGGTCAGCGCCGGCCAGGGGGCGCTGTTTTTTTCTTCCGGATCGCTGGATTTATTGTCCCGCCTGCCGGACGGCACCCCGGTAACCGCTCCCCTGGAGGCGCTGGGTGAATTGGCCCGGCAGGCGCCCCACCATCCCTACAGTATCCTTGGGGCCGACACCGTGGCGGCCCTGGCCCGTGAATCCCAGGCGCTGCTGGCCCGATGCGGCATCCCCCTGTTCGGCCGCGGGGCGCAGAACCATTATCGCATAACTCCCCTGGGCACCCGGCGCGCAACCTGGCTCAGCCCGGAGGATATCCCGGTCACCGAACTCGGGCAAACATTGCCCTGGGAAAAGGTATTGGTGGCGGGCATCGAAGGATTCCTGGATTTCGAGCCGCATCTGGTGGCCGGTTCACTGGCGACGGAACAGGGCATAGAAGCCGACGCGGCTTATGTCCATCTGCCGGCGCTGGATCCGCTGCGTAATAATCCCAGCGAGTTCCGCGCGGTGAATATTGCCCGGGTGCTGGATATCGCGAAAAATACCCAGGCCCTGGCGGAAGAGCTTAATCGCCTGGCGGGGGATGCCCAGTGCATCATTCTGCCGGCCTGTATCGGTTTGGACGGCCCCGGCCCCCTTGAGCAGCTGCGCGCCGCGGTAGGCCGGCCGGTGCGTTTATTGCCGACCCTGCCGCCCTCGCTGCTGGGGCTGCGTATATTTCAGGCGCTGCGCCAGCGCTTTTGCCGGCTCGGCGGCGTTTTTATGCCGGGAGACCGCGTACTGAAGGCTGAGTTTGACGGACGGCGTATCGCGGGGGTCTATACCCGCAGCCATACGGATATTATGCTGCGGGCGCAGCAGGTGGTGCTGGCCGGCGGCAGCTTTTTCAGCAACGGACTGATGGCCGACCGCGACCGGATTTACGAACCGGTGTTCGGCGCCGATGTCTGGGGTCACGCCGATCGCGGCGAATGGGGCCGGGCGGGTTTTTTCGAGCCCCAACCCTATCTGCAGTTCGGCGTGAAAACCGACCACCGCCTGCGCGCGCTGCTCAATAATGAGCCGGTGGAAAATCTCTATGCCGTCGGGGCGGTGCTGGGGGGGTACGATCCGTTGCAGCAGGGCTGCGGCGCTGGCGTTTCCCTTATCAGCGCCCTGCACGCCGCACAGCGGATTGCCCTGTCGCTTAAGGAAACAGCATGA
- a CDS encoding inorganic phosphate transporter, translated as MSENSAIRQGAQAAPGLPKIYKKNSRTSVLFFVLLLVLGIAFAGVNLFNDVTNAGEEYTSYVPFLLLGLALLIALGFEFVNGFHDTANAVATVIYTHSLSPMVAVVWSGFFNFLGVVLSSGIVAFGIISLLPVELILQAGTGNGFAMVYALLFSAIIWNLGTWWLGLPASSSHTLIGSIIGVGVANALIHGRTGASGVDWGQAISIGYSLLLSPVVGFVFSALLLLVMKVFIKNRQLYAAPKGDSPPPLWIRSLLILTCTGVSFAHGSNDGQKGMGLIMLILVGTMPIAYALNRALPPEQAPQVAALATTVKNDLLQQFPATGNTPARTVLTGYVDTSKLTPEVIPALAQLIGTIGNELSRYGSMDKIPARSVSNTRNDMYLASETIKRVKAEKSLTLPAGTLHNLDALKSGLDSATRFIPLWVKVVVAIALGLGTMVGWRRIVVTVGEKIGKTHLTYAQGASAEVVAMVTIGAADVFGLPVSTTHVLSSGVAGTMAANKSGLQMSTLRNLLMAWVLTLPASILLSAGLYWIFNHF; from the coding sequence ATGAGCGAAAACAGCGCCATTCGGCAGGGCGCGCAAGCCGCGCCGGGGTTGCCGAAAATATATAAAAAGAACAGCCGGACATCTGTTCTTTTTTTTGTTTTGCTTCTGGTACTCGGCATCGCGTTCGCCGGAGTGAATCTTTTTAACGACGTGACCAACGCCGGCGAGGAATATACCAGCTATGTTCCCTTCCTGTTATTGGGTCTGGCCCTGCTGATTGCCCTTGGCTTCGAATTTGTCAACGGGTTCCACGATACCGCCAACGCGGTGGCTACCGTCATCTATACCCATTCACTGTCGCCGATGGTGGCGGTGGTATGGTCCGGCTTCTTTAATTTCCTCGGGGTCGTGCTCTCCAGCGGCATCGTGGCGTTCGGCATTATTTCCCTGCTGCCGGTAGAGCTTATTCTGCAGGCCGGCACCGGCAATGGCTTCGCCATGGTCTATGCTCTGCTGTTTTCCGCCATTATATGGAATCTCGGCACCTGGTGGCTCGGTCTGCCGGCGTCTTCGTCCCATACGCTTATCGGGTCCATTATCGGCGTCGGCGTCGCCAACGCGCTGATTCACGGCCGCACCGGCGCCAGCGGCGTCGACTGGGGCCAGGCAATCAGCATCGGCTATTCCCTGCTGTTGTCGCCGGTGGTGGGTTTTGTCTTCTCGGCGCTGCTGTTGCTGGTGATGAAGGTCTTTATCAAAAACCGCCAGCTCTACGCCGCCCCCAAGGGCGACAGTCCGCCGCCGCTGTGGATCCGCAGCCTGCTTATCCTGACCTGCACCGGGGTTTCTTTCGCCCACGGTTCCAACGACGGACAGAAAGGCATGGGGCTTATCATGCTGATCCTGGTGGGCACCATGCCTATCGCCTATGCTCTGAACCGTGCCCTGCCGCCGGAGCAAGCCCCGCAGGTGGCCGCCCTGGCGACTACCGTCAAAAACGATTTGCTGCAGCAGTTTCCCGCCACCGGCAATACGCCCGCCCGTACGGTACTGACGGGTTATGTCGACACCAGCAAGCTGACGCCGGAGGTGATACCCGCCCTGGCGCAGCTGATCGGCACCATCGGCAATGAGCTCAGCCGGTACGGTTCGATGGACAAAATCCCGGCGCGCTCGGTCTCCAATACCCGCAATGATATGTATCTGGCCTCCGAGACCATCAAGCGCGTGAAGGCGGAGAAGTCCCTTACGCTGCCGGCCGGCACGCTGCATAATCTGGATGCGCTGAAAAGCGGGCTTGACAGCGCGACCCGCTTTATCCCGCTCTGGGTCAAAGTGGTGGTGGCCATCGCTCTGGGCCTGGGTACCATGGTGGGCTGGCGGCGCATCGTGGTCACCGTGGGCGAGAAAATCGGCAAAACACATCTTACCTATGCCCAAGGCGCCAGCGCCGAGGTCGTGGCGATGGTAACCATCGGCGCGGCGGATGTGTTCGGCCTGCCGGTCTCCACTACCCATGTGCTCTCTTCCGGCGTCGCCGGCACCATGGCGGCCAATAAATCCGGCCTGCAAATGTCCACGCTGCGCAACCTGCTGATGGCCTGGGTCCTGACGCTGCCGGCCTCAATCCTGCTTTCAGCGGGGCTGTACTGGATTTTCAATCATTTCTGA